A window of the Nisaea acidiphila genome harbors these coding sequences:
- a CDS encoding MraY family glycosyltransferase: MQPLSAIIFFSVLFVAALIGTRLLISLLTRRSVIDVPNERSSHDVPKPRGGGIAVIAVMLTGWIGWLVLAGNIDGTAFAIAGLTLILAALSFIDDLRNLPARLRLIVQALCVAAGLWFTVPGNGLTDGLLPLWLELPVAGFAWLWFVNLFNFMDGIDGITGVETVSIGGGVFGLVMLGGVSAALEVPALAMVAAISGFLVWNWQPSRIFIGDVASIPLGFLIGWMLLETAGSMSGLTGWAAAVLLPAYYLFDATFTLAKRLIRRENVFEAHRQHFYQQATQRGFSHAGACLLIAVLNAFLILLTLFAATDYPIPAVIAGYAAVIGLCLMFRRGRIKAQVAA; encoded by the coding sequence ATGCAACCGCTTTCGGCCATTATCTTTTTCTCCGTCCTCTTTGTTGCCGCTCTGATCGGCACGCGCCTGCTGATCTCTCTGCTGACCCGTCGGAGCGTCATCGACGTGCCGAATGAGCGCAGCAGTCATGACGTGCCGAAACCGCGCGGCGGCGGCATTGCCGTTATCGCCGTGATGCTCACGGGATGGATCGGCTGGCTGGTCCTTGCTGGTAATATCGACGGGACTGCGTTTGCGATCGCCGGTCTGACGCTGATCCTGGCGGCGCTTTCCTTCATCGACGATCTGAGGAACCTGCCGGCCCGACTTCGGCTGATCGTGCAGGCGCTCTGCGTTGCGGCGGGGCTCTGGTTCACCGTTCCTGGAAACGGCCTGACGGATGGCCTGTTGCCGCTCTGGCTCGAACTCCCTGTGGCGGGCTTCGCGTGGCTCTGGTTCGTCAACCTGTTCAATTTCATGGACGGGATCGACGGCATCACCGGTGTCGAGACCGTCAGCATCGGAGGCGGGGTGTTCGGCCTGGTTATGCTCGGCGGTGTCTCGGCGGCGCTTGAGGTGCCGGCGCTGGCCATGGTCGCGGCGATCTCCGGGTTCTTGGTCTGGAACTGGCAGCCTTCCCGGATCTTCATCGGCGACGTCGCCTCGATCCCGCTTGGCTTCCTGATCGGCTGGATGCTGCTCGAGACGGCGGGGAGCATGTCCGGTCTGACCGGATGGGCGGCGGCAGTCCTGCTGCCAGCCTATTATCTCTTCGATGCCACCTTCACGCTCGCCAAGCGTCTGATCCGCCGGGAGAACGTCTTCGAGGCGCACCGCCAGCATTTCTACCAGCAGGCGACGCAGCGCGGCTTCAGCCACGCCGGCGCCTGCCTCCTGATCGCCGTGCTAAATGCCTTTCTGATCCTGCTAACCCTGTTTGCGGCGACGGATTATCCGATCCCCGCCGTTATTGCCGGATATGCGGCCGTGATCGGGCTCTGCCTGATGTTTCGCCGCGGCCGGATCAAGGCCCAAGTCGCGGCATGA